Proteins co-encoded in one Setaria viridis chromosome 9, Setaria_viridis_v4.0, whole genome shotgun sequence genomic window:
- the LOC117838097 gene encoding U1 small nuclear ribonucleoprotein 70 kDa: MGDYGNAMMRNPDAGVQSRTKGPNRANTLQLKLIGQGHPTGLTSNLLKLFEPRPPPEYKPPIEKPKLPAYTGIAHFVSQFAEPGDPEYAHPFTKGETRAAKKARIRQLKLEEGAAKVAEELQKYDPQSDPNATGDPYKTLFVARLNYETSEHRIKKEFEAYGPIKRVRLVTDKETKKPRGYAFVEYAHTRDMKNAYKQADGRKLDNKRLLADVERGRTVPNWRPRRLGGGVGSSRIGAEGADHKCAARVQQLVGQPRSEEPRRDDHHADRNFEKSRNRVREKDQDERTRERSHDRTCDRESREGRHNRRDHDRTLDKNQGRDRGGDRGRERDRSCHDKSKHRDHGRDYDRRGERQHKRTHNHHRDRGRDHGKDYEHADNRDGGRHLHERGAYGNGDPRHERNMAGYGQDYGYNEQRKSHDAYGYGQDGLGQETEHSEAT, encoded by the exons atgggcgaCTACGGCAACGCGATGATGCGGAACCCGGACGCCGGCGTGCAGTCTCGTACGAAGGGACCGAACCGCGCCAACACCCTCCAACTCAAGCTC ATAGGGCAGGGCCACCCGACGGGGCTCACGTCGAACCTGCTGAAGCTGTTCGAGCCGCGGCCACCTCCGGAGTACAAGCCGCCCATCGAGAAGCCCAAGTTGCCGGCTTATACTG GGATTGCACATTTTGTGTCGCAGTTTGCAGAGCCTGGGGATCCCGAGTATGCGCATCCTTTCACCAAGGGCGAGACTAGG GCTGCAAAGAAAGCAAGAATCCGCCAGCTTAAGCTTGAAGAAGGTGCAGCAAAAGTTGCTGAAGAGCTTCAGAAGT ATGACCCACAGAGTGACCCCAATGCCACTGGAGATCCATACAAAACACTCTTTGTTGCAAGACTT AATTATGAGACATCAGAGCATAGGATTAAAAAGGAGTTTGAAGCTTATGGGCCTATTAAAAGG GTTCGTCTTGTGACtgacaaggaaacaaaaaaacCCAGAGGATATGCATTTGTAGAATATGCCCACACCCGGGACATGAAAA ATGCATACAAGCAAGCAGATGGAAGAAAATTGGACAACAAGAGGCTACTAGCTGATGTGGAGCGTGGAAGAACTGTTCCAAATTGGCGACCCAGGAGACTAGGTGGTGGAGTTGGATCAAGCAGGATCGGTGCTGAAGGTGCTGACCACAAGTGTGCTGCTAG GGTGCAACAGCTTGTTGGGCAACCCAGATCAGAGGAGCCTAGGAGGGATGATCATCATGCAGATAG GAATTTTGAGAAATCTCGGAATAGAGTGCGGGAAAAGGACCAGGATGAAAGAACCCGTGAGCGTTCGCATGACCGGACGTGTGATCGTGAATCTAGAGAAGGGAGGCACAACCGTAGAGATCATGATAGGACACTGGACAAGAACCAAGGGAGGGACAGGGGAGGAGATCGTGGGCGTGAACGTGATCGCAGCTGTCATGATAAAAGTAAGCACAGGGATCATGGTCGTGACTATGATAGAAGAGGAGAGAGGCAACACAAGCGGACACATAACCACCATCGTGATCGTGGCAGGGACCATGGCAAAGATTATGAGCATGCAGATAACCGAGATGGAGGTCGTCACTTGCATGAGAGGGGTGCATATGGCAACGGTGATCCTAGGCATGAAAGAAATATGGCTGGTTATGGTCAGGATTATGGCTACAATGAGCAGCGCAAAAGTCATGATGCTTATGGTTATGGTCAAGATGGTCTTGGCCAGGAAACTGAGCACTCAGAAGCCACATGA